The DNA window TTTATAAGGCTTCAAAGCCTATCAGAAATTTGACATAAAAAGGCATCGCTACGGTCATATGCATGAATTTAAGGCTAGAATTTGGTCATTCAAAATAACTACTACAGCTTCCATTCATTTGCAGCTCCCATTTTTCCTTGCCTGACTCGCTATTTCGACATTTTTTAAGGCTTAAGCAAGAAAAGTGTGAGTTCTTCCTGTTAAAGAGGTTTTTAAGAACTCCACACGAAACCGAAATTCATTCGTTTATATTCGTGTTATTACCTAATGTATTTTCACCTTCTTGCTCGGTATATCTTCGAGATTGTGTCCATAATCTGCAACCATAGCTTGCAAAATGTCACATACAGCAGGAAAGTTGTGTTTTTCTCATATGGTTTCCTTGAACCAAGAATATAAACCACGTTATCCGGTTTTACTTGGAGAACCACACTACTGCAAGAACTTATCGATGAAGTCGTGGCTAAATTCCAGGTTATCTGGAGTTCATTTCCGGGTAAAAAAGAAGAATGGGAAAGTTTTGTCGGGACAAGGTTTTGTCCAAGAATATAATGAGGGGAATCTGGAAGAAAAACTAAGGCCCCTCTGGGATGACGGGTATGGAACTCAAACTGTGAATCAATATCTTGAAGTAGCCAAGAACATGATTCAGCCTGATAATGGACCTCCCCGGTGGTTTTGTCCTGTAGAATCGGGTCGGCCCCTGGAAAATTCACCCCTTCTTCTGTTCTTGCCAGGTGTGATTACAGGATCTTTGATAATTGATCAAGAGCTAGAAAGAATATATGGTGATCATGAAAAAACATTAAACATATAACACCGAGAAGTTTGGAAAAATCCTACTAAAAACAGTTTAAGATTTAGAGTATTGCTAACTTTGCATCACGCAGGAATTGATGGTCTTGGAATGGGACTCATTCTGCATCACAAAGCTTTAGGTAAGGTGTTTGAAGTTCGGTGTATGCACGTTCCAGTTCACGATAGAACCCCGTATGAAGGGCTCGTAAAATTTGTTGAAAATGTGATAATGGAAGAACATATGAAAAATACAACGAGGCCAATATATTTGGTGGGAGAATCTTTTGGAGGATGTCTTGCTCTCTCAGTAGCTGCTCATAATCCTATGATTGATTTAGTACTGATATTGGTGAATCCAGGTAAATTCCCGAATGTTGCATGCGATCCCTCGTTTGATAATGGTTTTCTTCTTCCCAATGAATGATGCTTAATCTCTTGTATCGCAGCAACATCATTTAACAGGTCACATCTAAATCCTCTGCTACCAATCTTGGAAGCTTTCCCTGAAGAACTGAGACACGTAGTTCCTTACATTTTTGCCTCGGTTTTAGGAGATCCAATCAAAATGGCCAAAGTAAACAAAGGCGAAAGCATGTTCAACTTTCCCATCAAACAAATAGAGAATTTTTTGTACGAGCTCAGAACTTTACTAGCCGGTGCCTCAACCCTGGCCGATATTATACCCAAGAAAACTCTGATATGGAAGCTGAAACTGCTAAAATCTGCAGAAAGACATGCCAATTCTCGACTCCAAGCTGTCAAAGCTGAAGTACTTATCCTTGCGAGTGGAAAAGATAGCTTGCTTCCTAGTGAATCTGAGGCTCAAAGACTCTCAAACATGATAAAAAATTGCAGAGTTCGCTTTTTCAAAGACAATGGTCACGTTCTCCTGCTTGAAGATGGGATGAATCTTTTGACTGTCATAAAAGGATCCTCCACATATCGACGTTCTAAAAGACATGATTACGTCAAAGATTTCCTCCCTCCAAGCATGTCGGAATTCAAGAATGTCTTTAATAAAAAATTGGGTCTTTTGCGCCTTGGGACGAGCCCCGTTATGTTATCAACTTTAGGAGACGGAAAGATAGTAAGAGGTCTCGAAGGAATCCCGGATCAAGGTCCCGTTCTTCTAGTTGGCTACCACATGCTACTAGGAACAGAACTTGGTTCAATAGTCGAAGAATTCTTGAGGGAGAAAACCGTCATGGTCCATGGTGTTGCACATCCAGAGATGTTCAATCAAAGCTATGAAGGCCCTTTACAAGATACCTCGGATTTCGACATGTTCAGGGTATTCGGTGCAATACCTGTCACAGCAAGCAACATTTTCAAACTACTATCGACAAAGTCCTATGTCCTTCTTTACCCTGGTGGTGTACGTGAGGCTTTACACCGAAAGGGTGAAAGTTACAAGCTATTCTGGCCAAAAGAGCCTGAGTTTGTGAGAATGGCTATCAGATTCGGGGCCACAATCGTACCTTTTGGCGTAGTTGGAGTAGACGATATTGTCGAACTAGTTCTTGATTATGATGAACTAATGAGAATCCCTTTTGTAAATGACATGATAAAGCATAACAATCTCAACGCTATTAGAGTAAGGCCAGGGGTTCAAATGGAAGGGGAAGTAGCCAACCAAGATTTCTTTGTTCCGGGCATTTTACCTAAGCTTCCAGGACGATTCTACTGCCTGTTTGGGAAACCACTAGCGACAAAGGGAAGGGGGGAGATGCTAAAGGATAAGAGCAGTGTCACGGAATTTTACCAGCA is part of the Primulina tabacum isolate GXHZ01 chromosome 18, ASM2559414v2, whole genome shotgun sequence genome and encodes:
- the LOC142532140 gene encoding phytyl ester synthase 1, chloroplastic-like produces the protein MSHTAGKLCFSHMVSLNQEYKPRYPVLLGEPHYCKNLSMKSWLNSRLSGVHFRVKKKNGKVLSGQGFVQEYNEGNLEEKLRPLWDDGYGTQTVNQYLEVAKNMIQPDNGPPRWFCPVESGRPLENSPLLLFLPGIDGLGMGLILHHKALGKVFEVRCMHVPVHDRTPYEGLVKFVENVIMEEHMKNTTRPIYLVGESFGGCLALSVAAHNPMIDLVLILVNPATSFNRSHLNPLLPILEAFPEELRHVVPYIFASVLGDPIKMAKVNKGESMFNFPIKQIENFLYELRTLLAGASTLADIIPKKTLIWKLKLLKSAERHANSRLQAVKAEVLILASGKDSLLPSESEAQRLSNMIKNCRVRFFKDNGHVLLLEDGMNLLTVIKGSSTYRRSKRHDYVKDFLPPSMSEFKNVFNKKLGLLRLGTSPVMLSTLGDGKIVRGLEGIPDQGPVLLVGYHMLLGTELGSIVEEFLREKTVMVHGVAHPEMFNQSYEGPLQDTSDFDMFRVFGAIPVTASNIFKLLSTKSYVLLYPGGVREALHRKGESYKLFWPKEPEFVRMAIRFGATIVPFGVVGVDDIVELVLDYDELMRIPFVNDMIKHNNLNAIRVRPGVQMEGEVANQDFFVPGILPKLPGRFYCLFGKPLATKGRGEMLKDKSSVTEFYQQIKSDVERSIAYLLEKREEDPYRNLFERILYRLVSAPVHQLPTFDL